The DNA window CAGGGCGAACGGCGCGAGCTTCGTGGTGGCCCAGCGGAAGACCGCCTGGCCCTCCTGCCGGATGTAGCCGTCGTCGTCGACGTGCAGTACGTCGGTGCGGCCCTCGCTGCCCCACAGCACCGGCCCGATGCCGTTCTGCTCGGACGCGGTGACGACCGCCGCTCCGGCGCCGTCGGCGAACAGGATGCACGTGGTGCGGTCCTGGAAGTCCATGATGTTCGTGAGCTTCTCGGCCCCGATCACCAGCGCGGTCTTCGACGCACCGGCCAGGATCGCCTGCTGCGCGGTGGCCAGCGCGTAGCTGAAGCCCGAGCAGGCGGTGTTCAGGTCGTACGCGCCGGGCGCGTGGATGCCGAGCCGGGTCGACACCTGGCTGGCCACGTTGGGCAGGATCGTCGGCGGGGTGATCGTCGCGACGACGATCTGGTCGACCTCGGAGGCCTCGATGCCGGCGTTGGCCAGCGCCTTGCCCGCCGCCGCGGCCGACATGTCGACGACGGTCTCGTCCGGGGCGGCGAACCGCCGGGCCTTGATGCCGACGCGGTCCTGGATCCACTCGTCGTTGGTGTCGACGCCCCACTCGGTGGCCAGGTCGTCGTTGGTCACCACGCGGGTGGGCTGGTAGTGCCCCAGACCGACGATCCGGGCGCCGGGCCCGTCGGTGAAACTCATGCATCTGCTCCGATCAGCTCAACGGCGGCCGGCAGGTCGTCGGGGGTGTTGACGGTGACGACCTGGACGCCCTTCATCGCGCGCTTGGCCAGCCCGGCCAGCGTCCCGGCGGGCGCGAGTTCGATCGCGGCGGTGACGCCGAGTTCGAGCAGGGTCGCCTGGCAGAGGTCCCAGCGGACCGACGCGGTGACCTGCTGGACGATCCGGGTGAGCGCCTGGGGGCCGTCGGCCACCGGGCTCCCGTCGAAGTTGGAGAGCAGCGTCCGGGCCGGGTCGCTGACCGCGAGACCCTCCGACGCGGCGGCCAGGCCCTGGACGGCCGGCGCCATGTACGGGGTGTGGAACGCGCCCGCGACCTGCAGCGCGATGACCCGGGCCCGGGCCGGCGGCTCCTCGGCCAGCTTGGCCAGCGCGTCCAGCGGTCCGGCGGCGACGATCTGGCCCGCGCCGTTGCGGTTGGCCGGGGTCAGGCCGAGCGCGTCCAGGCGGTCGAGGACCTCGTCCTCGACCCCGCCGAGGACCGCGCTCATGCCGGTCGGCTCGATCGCGCAGGCGGCGGCCATCTCGCGGCCGCGGACGGCCGCGAGGCCGACCGCTCCGTCGGCCGTGAGGGCACCGGCCAGCGCCGCGGCGGTCAGCTCACCGATGCTGTGCCCGGCGACGACGCCGGCCCGCTCGACGGGCAGGAACGAGGCGACGGTCAGGCCGGCGGCGACCAGCAGCGGTTGGGTCTTGGCGGTGTCCCGGATCTCGTCGGCGTCGGCCTCGGTCCCCAGCTCGACGAGGTCGAGACCGGTCACTTCCGAGTACTGGCCGAGCAGTGCGGACGCACGGTCGGCACCGTCCCAGCCGTGCAGCCACGGAGAGAGGAAACCTGGCTTCTGCGAGCCCTGTCCGGGGGCGAGTAGGGCGAGCACGTATTGAGCCTCGCAATTCTGGGCGTGCTTTCGCGGTATGGCGAGCGACTAACTCCTACGCAGCTTTTTAGAGGAAACCTCCAATCCATGGGGGTACCCGGTGACCCGTCTCACGATTGGCCGTGCATTCGCCCGATCGCGAGCGCCAGCCGCAGGCTGAACGCGTCCCGGGGGTTGGTCGGGACGAGCGTGGTGATCTCCCCGATGCGTCGCAGGCGGTAACGCACGGTATTGGGGTGAACGAACAAGATCCGTGCGGTCGCTTCGAGGGCCCCGCCGCTGTCCAGGTACACCGACAGCGTCTCGACGAGCGTCGGCCCGGCCGCGTCCAGCGGCTTGTAGACGTCGGACACCAACCGGCGGCGGGCCTCGGTGTCGCCGGCCAGCACCCGCTCGGGCAGCAGGTCGGCCGCGGCCACCGGCCGGGGAGCGGCCGGCCAGGCCGCGACCGCGCGCCAGCCGGCCTCGGCGGCCCGGGCCGATTCCGGCGCCCCGGACAGCGCGGGCACCGCGTGCCCGACGACGATCGGGCCCGGCCCGAACTCGGCCAGCAGCGTCTGGGTCGCACGCACCGGGTCGTCGGCGCCGCCGAGGACGGCCACCAGCCGCTGGCCCTGGACGCCGGCCAGCACGTCGAGCCCGGCCCGGCGTCCGGTGTGCACCAGGCTGTCGACGATCTGGTCGGAGTCCATGACCGTGGCCGAGGAAGGCGCCGTCCCGATCACCACCGAGACCGGCGACAGATCCGTCCAGCCCAGGGCGGCGGCGCGGCTGGCCAGCGCGTCGGCCGGATCGCCGCGCAGCAGGGCGTCCACCAGCAGGGCTTGGAGGCGCAGGTCCCACGCGCCGCGGGTCTCGGCCGCCCGGGCGTAGACCTCGGCGGTCGCGAACGCGACCTCGCGGGAGTAGCGGAGGATCGCCTCACGCAGCTCGGACTCCTCGCCCGGCGCGGCGAGCTCTCCGGCCTGCTCCTCGGCCACCTCGACGGTGATCTTCACCATCGCCAGGGCCTGCTGGAGGGTCACCGAGCGGGCCATCTCGCGCGGGGCCGCGCCGAACACGTCGCCGGTCACCTTCGGACGGCTGGCCGGGCTGCGCATCCACTGGACGAGCGAGCCGATGCCGGCCTGGACGACGAGCGTCACCCAGGAGCGCTGATCGGCCGGGAGCGAACGGAACCAGGGGAGCGTGTCGTCCATCCGGGCCACGCTGCGGGTGGCCAGTGCGCCGGACGCGCGCTCGATCCGCCGGAGCGTGGCGGCGAGCGGCGTGGTGGTCACGGGCGAAGCGTGCCATGTCCCGGGCTCGGCGGCGAAATCGGTTACATAGAACAACTATTCAGTAGGGTAGGGGCGTGACCACGGAGAAGCCGCTCGGTGAGGAGCTGTACGTCCGGATCGCCCGCCTGTACCGGCTGGTGTCGACGGACGTCCGGACCGGGCCGAGCGTCGCCCAGGCGCGGACGCTCGCCCGGCTGCTGGCCGACGGTCCGCAGCGGATCAGCGCGCTGGCCGCGGCCGAGCGGATGGCCCAGCCGTCGATGACCGCGCTGGTCGACCGGATGGCCAAGGCCGGCTGGGTCGAGCGCGGGTCGGACCCGACCGACGGCCGGGCCGTCACCGTGACGCTGACCGAGCGGGGAGCGGCCGAGGTCGCGGCCGTCCGCCGGGAGTCCGGCCGGGTGATGGACGAACGCCTCGCCCGCCTCCCGGACGCCGACCGGGACGCGTTGCGGGCCGCGCTGCCTGCCCTGGACGCGCTGCTGGAGACAATCACGGCGTGATGCGTTACGGCGACGACCCCGATCAGGTGGCCGACTTCTACCCGGCCGACGATCCGTCGGCCCTGGTGGTGTTCCTGCACGGCGGGTACTGGCGGGCGGCCTACGACCGGGAGCACGCGCGGCCGCTGGCGGTCGCGCTGGCCGAGGCCGGGTTCGCGGTGCTGCTCGCCGAGTACCGCCGGGTCGGGCGGCCGGGCGGCGGCTACCCGGGCACGTTGCTCGACGTGGCCACGCTGATCGACGTGCTCCCGGACGCGGTCGCGCCCGGGCTGCCGGTGCTGGTCGCCGGCCACTCGGCCGGAGGCCACCTGGCACTCTGGGCCGCCGCCCGCCCGTCCCTCCCGCCGGGCGCCCCCGGCGCGCTCCCCGCACCGGGCTCCGCCGGGGCCGCGGGAGGCCCGCCGGGCTCCGCCCGGGCCGCGCGAGGCCTGGCGGGTGTGCTGGCGCTCGCGCCGGTCGCGGACCTGGCGATGGCCTCGACGCTCGGGCTCAGCAACGGCGCGACCGAGGAGTTCCTCGGCGGGACCCCGGCGGCCGTTCCCGACCGCTACGCGATCGCGGATCCGGCCGCGCTACCGCCGCCGGGCGTCCCGGTGACGATCCTGCACGGCGACGCCGACGACACCGTGCCCCTGGACGTCGCCCGCTCCTACGCCGCCGACGGCCGGGCGTCGCTGCAGGTCCTCGCCGGCTCCGAGCACTTCGGCGTGATCACACCGAGCTCGTCCGACTGGCCCCACGTCGTGGCTGCGCTGAGGGCCCTCACCCGGTAATTCCCGGTGTGTCACATACGTGTAATTACGTCACCAGAGTTCTACTCTGTGCACATGGCGAAGCATCGGGCGATTTGTCCCTCTCTGGTAACGGTGGCGTCGGTGTTGACGCTGTTGCTCGGCGCCGCGGTGATGGCCGAGGTGGCGATCGCGTCGGTGCCCGTCCAGCTGGTCTGGCAGCTGGCGATCGCCTGGGCGGCCTGCTCGATCGCGCTCGGCCTGCGCGAGGGACGCCGCTGGGCGCTCTACGCGGCGGCGCTGCTGGCGGTGGTCAGCCCGGGGCTGGCGCTGGCCGCCGCGGACGCGGTCGGCCCGCTGGCCGCCGCACCGTTCCTGCTGGCCCCGGCCGCGGTCGCGCTCCTCGTCCCGGAGCGTTCGGCGCGCTGGCTGCGAGGCCGCCGACCGGCCACCGGGCGAACCCTCGTCAGCCGCCCGGTGCGGGTCCCGGCCGGCGCGTCGGCCGCGATCGCGGTCCAGAGCGACTACGCGCTCGTGGGCGTCGCTCCGGGTGGCCGCGTGAGCGGATGATCACCTCCCCGGGCTGAGGGTCGGTCGTTCGCGACCGGCCGGGGAGCGAAGAGGCCGGGCAGCGCTCGCGCGCTGCCCGGCTTCGTCGTTCCTAGATGTCCTTCAGGCGCGGGAGAACGCGCTCACAGATCTCGATCGTCCAGGTCGGCGGGTCGTCGGTGGCCCGGTTGCTCACCCAGACCTGCTGGACGCCGACCTTCGCGTACTCGTCCATCGCCCGCAGGAATTCGTCCTCGTCGGCGAGCGGGTCGATCCCGCTGATGATCGTCTTCTCGATCTCGGCCGGGTCGCGCCCGACGTCCGCGCAGTGCTGGTTGAGCACGTCGATCTTGCGGGCCACGGTCTCGACGTCCGGCGCGAACAGGTTGCACAGGTCGCCGTACTGCGCGACGAGCCGGAGCGTCTTCTTCTCGCCCGACCCGCCGATCATCACCGGCGGACCTGGCTGCTGGATCGGCCGGGGCTCGCAGAGCGTCGACTCCAGCTGGTAGTGCGTGCCCTCGAACGGGCCGTCGTCGTCGCTGAACATCTGCCGGGAGATCCGCAGCGTCTCCTCCAGCCGCTCGAACCGCTCGGCCAGCGGCGGGAACGGGACGCCGAGCGACCGGTGCTCCTTCTCGTACCAGGCCGCGCCGATGCCGAACATCGCCCGCCCCTCGGAGAGCACGTCGAGCGTCGCCACGGTCTTGGCCAGCAACCCGGGGTGCCGGTAGGTGACGCCGGTGACCAGCAGGCCCAGCTTGATCCGCCGGGTGATGCCGGCCAGGAAACCCAGCCCGGTGTACCCCTCGAGCATCGGGTCGGTGGCCGGCGCGAAGGCCTCCATCTGGAACCAGTGGTCCATCAGCGTGAACGTGGACGCGCCGCCCTCGTCGGCGGCCTTGGCGGTCGCGGCCAGCAGCGGCGCGATCGCGGTGTTTCCGCCCGGGTAGGTGAAGTTCGGGTAGTGGATCGCAAGTTTCACTGCTCGACCGTACGTCTCCGTGGGGTTCGCCTCGGATAGGCCTTGGCCGTTTCGGCCAGCTGCGTCGCGTGCTCGGCCTGACGGCGCCAGTGGCCGTAGAGTGCCCCGCTCGCGGCCAGCTGATCGATCGTCGTGATCGTCTCGGCGGCGACGAACGCCGGCTCGGCGTCCCGCCAGGGTGTGCCGGGCAGCGGCATGAACGTGTGCGCGTGCACCCGCCCGCCCAGCGCGGCGACCTCCCGGGCCAGCGTCAGCGACGCGTCGGCGTCCGCGGACGACTCCCCGGGCATCCCGAACAGGAAGTCCACGTTGGGCCGGAAGCCGGCCTCGGCGGCGATCCGTACCGCGTCGAGCACCGGCCCGGCCCCGTGCCCCCGTCGCGACGCGGCCAGCATCCGGTCGGAGCCGGACTGGGCCCCGATGATGATGTTGTCGTTGCTCACGTACTTCCGCAGCATCCGCATCGCCTCGGGCGTCACGTGCTCGGGCCGGATCTCGGACGGGAACGAGCCGAAGAACAGCCGCCCGTGCGACGGCAGCTCGGCCCGCACGGTGCCCAGCAGCTCCTCCACCGCGTCGAGGTCGGGCTCCTCGGTCTGGGTGCCGTACGAGAGCGACGTCGGGGTGGTGAACCGGACGTCCTTCATCCCGTCGGCCACCATCGCCCGCACGTGCCAGCGGACGTTCTCGACGCTCCGATGCCGGAACCGGGCCGAGAACATGAACGGCGTCTGGCAGAACTTGCAGGCGTAGATGCAGCCCCGGGTCAGCTCGATCGGCCCGTACTTGTGGTGGCGCAGCGAGAACGAGCCGAACGCGTCGAGTTCGCGGGTGATCGCCGGGCCGGTCCGCAGCGCGACCCCGTCGGAATCGCGCACGGCCAGACCGCGCACGCCGGTCAGCGAATCGCCGGCGTCGACCAGCCGGAGCAGCGTGGTCTCGCCCTCGCCGATCGCGGCCACGTCCCAGCCCGCGTCCAGCACCTGCTGCGGCTCGGCCGTCGCGTGCACGCCCCCGGCGACGTGCAGCACCCGGTCGTCGTCCACCAGCGTCCGGATGGTGGCGAGCTCGACCGCGAGGGCCGGGGCGTCCGGAGAGTAGAAGGACCAGAGGACCAGCACGCGGTCGGCCGTCCGCAGGCCCTCGGCGATCGCCGAGGCGGTCGCCTCCGGCGACGTCGCGAACGCGACGGTGAACGGCGTGTCCGGAGGCTCGGCCTCCAGCGCGCCGAGCAGCGCGTGGTGACCGTAGGTGTTGGCCTTCCGGTACCGCAGGACGAGGGCGACGCTCACCCGCCCATTGTCCCTAAGGGAGGGGAGGCGGCGCGGCTCCGGGGCGCTGGGTGGGGACGACGACGCCGGGCGGCGGGCCCGGGGGCGCGTCCTGGGCCGACGGCGGACGCTCCGGCGCGACGTTCCACGTGACGGTCACCGAGACCGGAGCCCGGGTACCGGGCGACGGTAGGTCGTAGGTGACGTCGACGCGATCCGGACGGCCGGGCGCGCCGCTGCAGACGCACTCGGCGAGCCAGGTACCGGACGGCGTCCGGTCCGGACCGTCCGCCGGGGAGTTGATGGTGACCGTTGTTCCGTCGGGCAGTCGGACCTGATCGGGCACGAGGGATCGCCTCCCTTTTCGGTGGCTGGGGGGAATCGCGCGCTGATCCTGGGTTACCCCCTCGACCAGCCCCTGAATCGAGACCTGTAGGCCCGTGGGCTTACGCCTGCGGGCCGCTGTGCGCGCGCCGGGTCCTGGCTACCGTGGCCGGATGACTGCTTCTCGGCGGGTTGCGGTGATCGTCGGGACGACCGTCGTGCTGGTGTTCGCGCTGGGCTTCACGCTCCCCCGGGGTGGCGGCAGCACCGGCATCGAATATCTCGTCCCGCTCGTCGTGATCTTCGGCGGGGCGCTCTATCTGCTGCGCAACCGGCCGGTGGTCTCGCTGGTCCTGGTGCTGTTCCTGGTCGCGCTCGTCACTCCGCTCAACTACCTCGAGGTCACCGGGTCGGTGAGCCTGCTGGCGATCGGGATTCCGGTCGGTCGGCTCGCCGCGCTGCGCCGCTGGCCGGTGTCCGTCGCGGGGGCCGTAGGCGCCTTCCTGGTCCAGGATCTGCTCGGCGTGGCGTTCTTCGCGCGCGAGTACGGCGACGCGATCAGCGTCAGCACGGTCCTCGCGCTGGTGACGACTTGTGCCTGGACCATCGGGAACACCGTCGGCCAACGGCGGGAGAACGCCGAACTGCGCCGGGCCGAGGAGACCGAGCGGGCGGTGACCGAGGAGCGGCTGCGGATCGCCCGGGAGATGCACGACCTGATCGCGCACAGCCTGGGGGCGATCGCGATCCAGGCCGGGGTCGGACGCCGGGTGATCGACAACCAGCCGGCCGAGGCCCGGAACGCGCTCGACGCGATCGAGTCCACCAGCCGTCAGGCGCTGGCCGAGCTCCGTCGCACGCTGACCGCCTTGCGGCGCTCGGATCCCGAGGGTGTGCCCGCGGCCCCGGCGCCCGGTCTGGCCGATCTCGAGGGGGTCCTCGCCGTTGCTCGCGATTCCGGTGTCCAGGTGGACGTCTCCCGGGCCGGCGACGTGCGGCCGCTGCCGGCGGACCTGGACCTGGCCGCGTTCCGGATCGTCCAGGAGGCGGTGACGAACGTGGTGCGCCACGCGGGAACGGACCGGGCTTCGGTGCGCCTGGAGTACCGGGCGGACGCGCTGGCGATCTCGGTGGTCGACGACGGCGTCGGGAGCGGGGACGCGCCGGGCACCGGCTACGGTCTGGTCGGCATGCGCGAGCGGGTCACGCTGCTCGACGGCGAGTTCGAGGCGGGCCCGCGGCCCGAGGGAGGTTTCCGGGTGTCTGCGCTGGTACCGCTCCCGTGACGATCTCCGTCGTCCTGGCCGACGACCAGCCGCTGATCCGCACCGGCCTGCGCGTGCTGCTCTCCGAGACGCCCGATCTGACGCTCGTCGGCGAGGCCGCGACCGGCGCCGAGGCCGTCGAGCTGGCCGAACGCCTGCGGCCGGACGTCGTCGTGATGGACCTGCGGATGCCGAAGCTCGACGGGATCGAAGCGACCCGCCGGATCACCGCGTCCGTTCCGGACACCCGCGTCCTGGTACTGACGACGTTCGACGACGACGAGTCGGTGTACGGCGCGCTGCGGGCCGGAGC is part of the Cryptosporangium phraense genome and encodes:
- a CDS encoding beta-ketoacyl-ACP synthase III, which translates into the protein MSFTDGPGARIVGLGHYQPTRVVTNDDLATEWGVDTNDEWIQDRVGIKARRFAAPDETVVDMSAAAAGKALANAGIEASEVDQIVVATITPPTILPNVASQVSTRLGIHAPGAYDLNTACSGFSYALATAQQAILAGASKTALVIGAEKLTNIMDFQDRTTCILFADGAGAAVVTASEQNGIGPVLWGSEGRTDVLHVDDDGYIRQEGQAVFRWATTKLAPFALQACERAGVSPEELVAFIPHQANVRIIDHIAKRLGAKNAVIARDIVESGNTSSASIPLALSKLVEEGGLPSGGPALLFGFGGGLTYAGQVITLP
- a CDS encoding sensor histidine kinase — encoded protein: MTASRRVAVIVGTTVVLVFALGFTLPRGGGSTGIEYLVPLVVIFGGALYLLRNRPVVSLVLVLFLVALVTPLNYLEVTGSVSLLAIGIPVGRLAALRRWPVSVAGAVGAFLVQDLLGVAFFAREYGDAISVSTVLALVTTCAWTIGNTVGQRRENAELRRAEETERAVTEERLRIAREMHDLIAHSLGAIAIQAGVGRRVIDNQPAEARNALDAIESTSRQALAELRRTLTALRRSDPEGVPAAPAPGLADLEGVLAVARDSGVQVDVSRAGDVRPLPADLDLAAFRIVQEAVTNVVRHAGTDRASVRLEYRADALAISVVDDGVGSGDAPGTGYGLVGMRERVTLLDGEFEAGPRPEGGFRVSALVPLP
- a CDS encoding TIGR04013 family B12-binding domain/radical SAM domain-containing protein produces the protein MSVALVLRYRKANTYGHHALLGALEAEPPDTPFTVAFATSPEATASAIAEGLRTADRVLVLWSFYSPDAPALAVELATIRTLVDDDRVLHVAGGVHATAEPQQVLDAGWDVAAIGEGETTLLRLVDAGDSLTGVRGLAVRDSDGVALRTGPAITRELDAFGSFSLRHHKYGPIELTRGCIYACKFCQTPFMFSARFRHRSVENVRWHVRAMVADGMKDVRFTTPTSLSYGTQTEEPDLDAVEELLGTVRAELPSHGRLFFGSFPSEIRPEHVTPEAMRMLRKYVSNDNIIIGAQSGSDRMLAASRRGHGAGPVLDAVRIAAEAGFRPNVDFLFGMPGESSADADASLTLAREVAALGGRVHAHTFMPLPGTPWRDAEPAFVAAETITTIDQLAASGALYGHWRRQAEHATQLAETAKAYPRRTPRRRTVEQ
- a CDS encoding PucR family transcriptional regulator, translated to MTTTPLAATLRRIERASGALATRSVARMDDTLPWFRSLPADQRSWVTLVVQAGIGSLVQWMRSPASRPKVTGDVFGAAPREMARSVTLQQALAMVKITVEVAEEQAGELAAPGEESELREAILRYSREVAFATAEVYARAAETRGAWDLRLQALLVDALLRGDPADALASRAAALGWTDLSPVSVVIGTAPSSATVMDSDQIVDSLVHTGRRAGLDVLAGVQGQRLVAVLGGADDPVRATQTLLAEFGPGPIVVGHAVPALSGAPESARAAEAGWRAVAAWPAAPRPVAAADLLPERVLAGDTEARRRLVSDVYKPLDAAGPTLVETLSVYLDSGGALEATARILFVHPNTVRYRLRRIGEITTLVPTNPRDAFSLRLALAIGRMHGQS
- a CDS encoding alpha/beta hydrolase family protein, whose product is MRYGDDPDQVADFYPADDPSALVVFLHGGYWRAAYDREHARPLAVALAEAGFAVLLAEYRRVGRPGGGYPGTLLDVATLIDVLPDAVAPGLPVLVAGHSAGGHLALWAAARPSLPPGAPGALPAPGSAGAAGGPPGSARAARGLAGVLALAPVADLAMASTLGLSNGATEEFLGGTPAAVPDRYAIADPAALPPPGVPVTILHGDADDTVPLDVARSYAADGRASLQVLAGSEHFGVITPSSSDWPHVVAALRALTR
- a CDS encoding LLM class F420-dependent oxidoreductase translates to MKLAIHYPNFTYPGGNTAIAPLLAATAKAADEGGASTFTLMDHWFQMEAFAPATDPMLEGYTGLGFLAGITRRIKLGLLVTGVTYRHPGLLAKTVATLDVLSEGRAMFGIGAAWYEKEHRSLGVPFPPLAERFERLEETLRISRQMFSDDDGPFEGTHYQLESTLCEPRPIQQPGPPVMIGGSGEKKTLRLVAQYGDLCNLFAPDVETVARKIDVLNQHCADVGRDPAEIEKTIISGIDPLADEDEFLRAMDEYAKVGVQQVWVSNRATDDPPTWTIEICERVLPRLKDI
- a CDS encoding MarR family winged helix-turn-helix transcriptional regulator, which encodes MTTEKPLGEELYVRIARLYRLVSTDVRTGPSVAQARTLARLLADGPQRISALAAAERMAQPSMTALVDRMAKAGWVERGSDPTDGRAVTVTLTERGAAEVAAVRRESGRVMDERLARLPDADRDALRAALPALDALLETITA